The following proteins come from a genomic window of Crassostrea angulata isolate pt1a10 chromosome 1, ASM2561291v2, whole genome shotgun sequence:
- the LOC128175619 gene encoding uncharacterized protein LOC128175619 produces MAELKVRVDGVSRVVCGVTETTSCQDVVIALAHALGRTGRFTLIEKWRDSERPLLPSDFPLQVLHKWGEYASEVQLLLHQSDKKEQVSQQQHQLNKIEAGSHPIKERDSGIRRVLTFSGAHNTEGSKRPPYRTMKQHQSMGKISEDPHSGLSNEIINPPHGQRLREDVHYRSDNQNFHPAFRDKENVLVNGGNTYQDVRKGVRPGQNGVVHRYPTPPTEQVQSQPHLVPNVRSDPRNIRRMEARVNPIQRMSPRTTHSDQLNKNGIPPHLKQRHSEENFHGGEQENHTRMPSPQIDNIRASAFQRVVPNRQTSPYRSKEPEAVPEQNGEVEEYDLDSNFPNLPRERVTLEEYRMPGDGHHDNSHMASDQKERVKLQRLVSMQQERIKMQESQISIIDTELTSLEAKEKEESEEIERITGKIKELEEVTKKYEVEISELDSTSWVDIIEAEKQTEKKIHLEIRTLKDNISAKTTEMKKLNEKIPQLQKDIDNEKSGMEQETKQRKEEEEKMMVEIESAKENLDKESKKIDGGNSELEKVETELRELQSKLDHQKEEVTTLEKELKNVNMKDFQVSPSPKRKNKSLESGEAVLKILEGRMSPVKGINRKIVSPVLSVAKDPDGVWV; encoded by the exons ATGGCAGAGCTGAAAGTACGTGTGGATGGTGTTTCAAGAGTGGTTTGTGGTGTCACAGAAACCACAAGTTGTCAGGATGTGGTGATTGCTCTGGCACACGCCTTGGGAAGGACCGGGCGTTTTACGTTGATAGAGAAATGGAGGGACAGTGAGCGCCCCCTTCTTCCTTCAGACTTCCCACTACAAGTTTTACATAAATGGGGAGAGTATGCCAGTGAAGTACAGCTTCTTCTGCATCAGTCTGACAAAAAAGAACAGGTCTCTCAACAGCAGCATCAGCTGAACAAGATAGAGGCCGGTTCTCATCCCATCAAGGAGAGAGACAGTGGCATCAGGCGAGTGCTCACATTCAGTGGCGCTCACAACACAGAGGGGTCAAAAAGACCTCCATATAGAACTATGAAACAGCACCAGTCTATGGGCAAAATCAGTGAAGACCCGCATTCTGGGCTTTCCAATGAGATTATTAATCCCCCTCATGGTCAAAGGTTAAGGGAAGATGTGCATTACAGATCTGATAATCAGAACTTTCATCCTGCTTTTCGAGACAAGGAGAATGTGTTAGTGAATGGTGGAAATACCTACCAGGATGTGAGAAAAGGTGTTAGACCTGGACAAAATGGGGTTGTTCATCGATACCCCACTCCTCCTACTGAACAAGTGCAATCACAACCTCATTTGGTTCCAAATGTTAGAAGTGACCCTAGAAACATTAGGCGGATGGAAGCGCGAGTGAATCCCATTCAGAGAATGTCACCAAGAACTACGCATAGTGATCAGTTGAATAAAAACGGAATTCCTCCTCATCTTAAGCAAAGACATAGTGAGGAGAATTTTCATGGAGGGGAGCAAGAGAATCACACGAGGATGCCATCTCCCCAAATCGACAATATCAGGGCCTCAGCGTTCCAGCGAGTGGTACCCAACAGACAGACTTCACCGTATCGCTCAAAAGAACCAGAGGCAGTACCGGAGCAGAACGGGGAGGTGGAGGAGTATGATTTAGATAGCAATTTTCCAAATCTTCCCAGGGAGAGAGTCACGCTGGAGGAGTATCGCATGCCAGGGGATGGTCACCATGACAACAGTCACATGGCAAGCGATCAGAAAGAGAGAGTGAAACTTCAGAGACTCGTCAGCATGCAACAGGAGAGGATCAAAATGCAGGAATCCCAGATCTCCATCATAGACACAG AACTCACTTCCTTAGAAGCAAAAGAGAAAGAGGAATCAGAAGAAATAGAAAGAATCACTGGTAAGATAAAAGAACTGGAGGAGGTTACCAAGAAGTATGAGGTGGAAATCAGTGAACTGGACTCCACTTCATGGGTGGATATCATTGAGGCGGAAAAACAAACAGAGAAGAAAATTCACTTAGAGATCAGGACATTGAAGGATAATATCAGTGCAAAAACTACAGAGATGAAAAAACTCAATGAAAAAATCCCTCAACTTCAAAAAGACATTGACAATGAAAAGTCAGGGATGGAGCAAGAAACAAAGCAAAGAAAAGAGGAGGAAGAAAAAATGATGGTGGAAATTGAATCAGCAAAGGAAAACTTGGACAAAGAGAGCAAGAAGATTGATGGTGGGAACTCAGAGCTGGAGAAGGTGGAAACAGAGCTACGGGAGTTACAGAGTAAGCTGGACCACCAGAAGGAAGAGGTCACGACCCTGGAAAAGGAGCTCAAAAATGTCAACATGAAGGACTTTCAGGTATCACCAAGTCCGAAGCGGAAAAACAAATCGCTGGAATCTGGAGAGG